One segment of Pontibacter akesuensis DNA contains the following:
- the truA gene encoding tRNA pseudouridine(38-40) synthase TruA produces MRYFLEIAYDGTRFHGWQVQPNALTVQEVLEDCLGKVLREPISTTGSGRTDTGVHASQQFVHFDTAQQLDLQQLVYRLNRILPADISASNLFLVPDEAHARYDAFARTYHYHITLHKNPFKKYYAWYHSRALDVEKMNEAAAILLRQEDFTTFSKVKGDTKHYRCDMYEAVWRQEGEELIFTIRANRFLRGMVRLIVGTLVDVGKGKLTVQAFEQAVTSMDRSKSSGAAPSEGLYLAKVEYPPYILTPSI; encoded by the coding sequence ATGCGGTACTTCTTAGAGATAGCCTACGACGGCACCCGGTTTCACGGGTGGCAGGTGCAGCCCAACGCCCTCACGGTGCAGGAGGTGCTGGAGGATTGCCTGGGCAAAGTGCTGCGCGAGCCGATCAGCACCACCGGCAGCGGCCGCACCGACACCGGCGTGCATGCCAGTCAGCAGTTCGTGCACTTCGATACAGCCCAGCAACTGGATCTACAGCAACTAGTCTACCGCCTTAACCGTATTCTCCCGGCTGATATTTCTGCTAGCAACCTGTTTCTGGTGCCAGATGAAGCGCACGCCCGCTACGATGCCTTTGCCCGCACGTACCACTATCACATCACGCTTCATAAAAACCCTTTCAAGAAATACTACGCCTGGTACCACAGCCGTGCACTGGATGTGGAAAAGATGAACGAGGCGGCGGCCATACTTCTACGACAGGAGGATTTTACCACCTTCAGCAAAGTGAAAGGCGATACCAAGCACTACCGCTGCGACATGTATGAGGCGGTGTGGCGTCAGGAGGGAGAGGAACTGATCTTTACCATCCGAGCCAACCGGTTTTTGAGGGGCATGGTGCGCTTGATTGTAGGCACGCTGGTGGATGTGGGCAAAGGCAAGCTAACCGTGCAGGCATTTGAGCAGGCAGTGACAAGTATGGACAGAAGCAAGTCGAGCGGGGCAGCGCCATCCGAAGGCTTGTACCTGGCGAAAGTGGAATATCCGCCATATATTTTGACGCCATCAATATAG
- a CDS encoding ABC transporter ATP-binding protein, translated as MEDTPKNTGKVFDSDVLKRLFTFVRPYIRTFYFIIFLTFASAVLAALRPFLIQYTVDNEILNNDWEGLNRMFVVLGVLLVVHAIVQYLHTYFAGWLGQNVVRDIRIKLYRHILDLRLKFFDRTPIGTLVTRNVSDVETLSDVFSEGLAAMIGDILQLVFILGFMFYIDWELALVSLSTFPLMIISTYIFKEKIKATFQEVRTAVARLNSFVQEHITGMSIVQIFNNEKREMDKFKEINKEHTRANIRSVLYYSVYFPIAEIIGAAGLGLLVWYGAYGVVEDETSLGTLMAFIMYIQMFFRPIRQIADRFNTLQLGVVSTERLMRLLDSKEMIADNGSYAPEKIKGNVRFENVWFAYKDEDWVLRDISFDVKAGQSVAFVGATGAGKTSVINLLNRFYDINKGHIIIDGHDLQEYDLSVLRHHIGVVLQDVFLFSGSIADNITLGNKNITTEQIWEAADLVGARRFIERLPGGLDYHVMERGATLSVGQRQLISFVRAMVYNPEIIILDEATSSVDSETEELIQYAIEQLMQGRTSIVIAHRLSTIQKADKIIVLDRGELKEMGNHEELLQQNGYYAQLHQMQYKNMIDL; from the coding sequence TTGGAAGATACCCCTAAAAATACAGGTAAAGTATTCGATTCTGATGTGCTGAAGCGGCTGTTTACTTTTGTGAGGCCCTACATCAGAACATTTTACTTTATCATATTCCTCACTTTTGCCTCGGCCGTGCTGGCCGCGCTGCGCCCCTTTCTGATTCAGTACACGGTAGACAACGAGATTCTGAACAACGACTGGGAGGGCCTGAACCGCATGTTCGTAGTTTTGGGCGTGCTGCTGGTGGTGCATGCCATTGTGCAGTACCTCCATACGTACTTCGCAGGTTGGCTGGGCCAGAACGTGGTGCGCGACATCCGCATCAAGCTTTACCGCCACATACTGGACCTGCGCCTGAAGTTTTTCGACCGAACGCCCATTGGTACCCTGGTAACCCGCAACGTGTCGGACGTGGAAACGCTTTCGGATGTGTTCAGCGAGGGACTGGCTGCGATGATTGGCGATATCCTGCAGCTGGTGTTTATACTTGGTTTCATGTTTTACATTGACTGGGAACTGGCCTTGGTAAGCCTATCCACCTTCCCGCTCATGATCATCAGTACCTATATCTTCAAGGAAAAAATAAAGGCAACATTTCAGGAGGTGCGCACGGCGGTGGCGCGGCTAAACTCATTTGTGCAGGAGCATATCACGGGCATGAGCATCGTGCAGATCTTCAACAACGAGAAGCGTGAGATGGACAAGTTCAAGGAGATCAACAAAGAGCACACCCGCGCCAACATCCGCTCGGTGCTGTACTACTCTGTTTATTTCCCGATTGCAGAGATCATCGGAGCGGCTGGCCTGGGTTTGCTGGTGTGGTACGGTGCTTACGGTGTGGTGGAGGACGAAACCTCGCTGGGTACGCTGATGGCCTTTATCATGTACATCCAGATGTTCTTCCGCCCGATCCGCCAGATCGCCGACCGTTTTAACACGCTGCAGCTGGGTGTGGTAAGCACTGAGCGCCTGATGCGTCTGCTCGATAGTAAAGAGATGATTGCCGACAACGGCAGCTATGCCCCCGAGAAGATAAAAGGCAACGTACGTTTCGAGAACGTGTGGTTTGCCTACAAAGACGAAGACTGGGTGCTGCGCGATATCTCGTTTGACGTGAAGGCGGGGCAGAGTGTGGCGTTTGTTGGCGCGACAGGAGCCGGCAAAACCTCTGTTATCAACCTACTCAACCGCTTTTATGATATTAACAAAGGCCACATCATCATCGATGGGCACGACCTGCAGGAGTATGATTTGAGCGTGCTGCGCCACCATATTGGCGTGGTGCTGCAGGATGTATTCCTGTTCTCCGGAAGTATAGCTGACAACATCACACTGGGCAACAAAAACATTACTACCGAACAAATTTGGGAGGCAGCCGATTTAGTAGGTGCGCGCCGCTTCATAGAACGTCTGCCGGGCGGGCTGGATTACCATGTGATGGAGCGCGGTGCCACCCTCTCCGTGGGCCAGCGCCAGCTCATCTCCTTTGTGCGGGCAATGGTGTACAACCCGGAAATCATTATCCTGGATGAAGCCACCTCTAGCGTAGACTCTGAAACGGAGGAGCTGATACAGTATGCCATTGAGCAGCTGATGCAGGGCCGTACCTCCATTGTGATCGCGCACCGCCTGAGTACTATTCAAAAAGCAGACAAGATTATCGTGCTGGACCGCGGCGAGCTGAAGGAGATGGGCAACCACGAAGAGCTGCTGCAGCAAAACGGTTACTATGCGCAACTGCACCAGATGCAGTACAAGAACATGATTGATTTATGA
- a CDS encoding GyrI-like domain-containing protein yields the protein MKKLLYVMAGFAILLLVFYTYLGGFTDPEVTIATSKPMYVAGQPFEGSVEDEALGNAFQRAAQLLEQNELQGTLGNIYYNNPDNSGDSIRAFIGIIIPDSTVKLPQGYTLRKVPGGRKVVHAEVNARVAMAPGKLYEAVFDYAKEQNLQLEEYYVEWFPADDEGVLEVPVKQ from the coding sequence ATGAAAAAGCTACTCTATGTAATGGCAGGCTTTGCCATTCTGCTGTTGGTGTTTTATACGTACCTGGGCGGCTTTACAGATCCGGAGGTAACCATTGCCACTTCTAAGCCTATGTATGTGGCGGGGCAGCCGTTTGAGGGCTCTGTGGAGGATGAGGCACTGGGTAACGCGTTTCAGCGGGCGGCACAGCTGCTGGAGCAGAACGAGCTACAGGGCACGCTGGGAAACATCTACTACAACAACCCCGACAACAGCGGCGACAGCATCCGTGCCTTTATCGGCATCATCATACCGGACTCTACCGTGAAATTGCCTCAAGGCTATACGCTGCGCAAAGTGCCGGGTGGCCGTAAGGTGGTGCACGCCGAGGTGAACGCCCGTGTAGCCATGGCGCCCGGCAAACTGTATGAGGCTGTTTTCGATTATGCCAAGGAGCAGAACCTGCAGCTGGAGGAGTATTACGTGGAGTGGTTTCCGGCCGATGACGAGGGCGTGCTGGAGGTGCCCGTAAAGCAGTAG
- a CDS encoding TetR/AcrR family transcriptional regulator → MGKKAEAKKELILEAAKSVFGRLGYSKATLDDIAAAIGMKKPSLYYYYKSKELLYIEAFSQEWKSRLSHIKQLAEHEPNPHERLLLYIRSSLRYYQEIVSEHTISIRVLIETRAMFQELFRESRGKEAAYYASVIKEGVAKGVFIPCEAERVGYSMMVVKDLIQFEEFQRADFHQLPTIDFPKIERDVLYTINLILNGIAANGEA, encoded by the coding sequence TTGGGCAAGAAAGCAGAGGCCAAGAAAGAGCTGATCTTAGAGGCGGCAAAGAGTGTGTTCGGCAGGTTGGGCTACAGCAAGGCCACCCTCGACGATATCGCTGCGGCCATTGGCATGAAAAAGCCCTCGCTGTACTACTACTACAAAAGCAAGGAGCTGCTCTATATTGAGGCCTTTTCACAGGAGTGGAAATCCCGCCTCTCGCACATCAAGCAGCTGGCCGAGCACGAACCCAACCCGCACGAGCGCCTGCTGCTGTACATCCGCTCCTCCCTGCGCTATTATCAGGAAATCGTTTCGGAGCACACTATATCTATCAGGGTTTTGATTGAGACGCGCGCTATGTTTCAGGAGCTTTTCCGGGAATCGCGAGGCAAGGAAGCAGCCTATTATGCGTCTGTGATCAAAGAAGGTGTGGCCAAAGGCGTGTTTATACCCTGCGAGGCTGAGCGAGTGGGCTATTCGATGATGGTGGTAAAGGACCTGATCCAGTTCGAGGAGTTTCAGCGCGCAGATTTTCACCAGCTCCCCACCATCGACTTCCCAAAGATTGAGCGCGATGTGCTTTATACGATTAATCTAATTTTAAACGGCATTGCCGCCAACGGAGAGGCATAA
- a CDS encoding ABC transporter ATP-binding protein translates to MKSLRYLNKYLFKYKYRLLLGLLFTIISNFFQILPAQVVRHAFNLIREGINLHGLFMGMEQQEVVYGVFANSILVYGVIILLMALLRGIFLFFVRQTIIVMSRLIENDLKNEIYEHYQSLPLSFYRKNNTGDLMSRISEDVSRVRMYVGPAIMYGMNLVILFLMVIPYMLSVNVKLTLYTLIPLPILAVSIYYVNNIIQRKSDEIQRSLSGITTFVQEAFSGIRVLKSFVRENDSHNNFTTASNTYRDKSLELNFVNSLFFPLVLFLVGLSTIIAIYIGGQEVINGSITVGNIAEFIIYVNMLTWPVTSLGWTASLVQRAAVSQDRINEFLNTKNDIVTRENIIKPVEGDIVFENVNFIYPDTNIHALKNVSFSIRHGETLAVIGNTGSGKSTIAAMLPRMYDATNGRVLIDGIDVRNYNIESLRSQIGYVPQDVFLFSDTIRNNIGFGLPSITEEQMVQSTKDADVYENIMRFPEKFDTKLGERGITLSGGQKQRVSIARALVREPSILILDDSLSAVDTKTENAILNSLRRIMKNRTSIIISHRVSSVKLADSILVMEDGEIIQHGTHEELINQEGLYKQLYERQLQQEDAD, encoded by the coding sequence GTGAAATCGTTACGATATCTAAATAAATACCTTTTCAAATATAAGTACAGGCTGCTGCTGGGCCTGCTCTTCACCATTATCTCCAACTTTTTCCAGATACTGCCGGCCCAGGTGGTGCGCCATGCCTTTAACCTGATCCGGGAGGGCATTAACCTGCACGGCCTGTTCATGGGCATGGAGCAGCAGGAGGTGGTGTACGGCGTTTTTGCCAACAGCATTCTGGTGTACGGTGTTATTATCCTGCTGATGGCGCTGCTGCGCGGAATATTCCTGTTCTTCGTGCGCCAGACCATCATCGTGATGAGCCGCCTGATCGAGAATGACCTGAAGAACGAAATTTACGAGCATTACCAGAGCCTGCCGCTCAGCTTCTACCGCAAGAACAACACCGGCGACCTGATGTCGCGCATTTCGGAGGATGTCAGCCGCGTGCGCATGTATGTGGGTCCGGCCATTATGTATGGCATGAACCTGGTAATTTTGTTCCTGATGGTAATCCCGTACATGCTGTCGGTAAACGTGAAGCTGACGCTCTACACGCTGATTCCGCTGCCTATACTTGCCGTCAGCATCTACTACGTCAACAACATCATCCAGCGCAAATCCGACGAGATACAGCGCAGCCTTTCGGGCATTACCACGTTTGTGCAGGAGGCTTTTTCAGGCATCCGGGTGCTTAAGTCCTTTGTGCGCGAGAACGACTCACACAACAACTTCACCACGGCCAGCAACACCTACCGCGACAAGTCGCTGGAGCTGAACTTCGTGAACTCACTCTTCTTTCCGCTGGTGCTGTTCCTGGTGGGCCTTAGCACCATCATCGCCATTTACATCGGTGGCCAGGAGGTGATCAACGGCAGCATCACGGTGGGTAACATCGCTGAGTTCATCATTTACGTGAACATGCTCACCTGGCCGGTTACCTCGCTGGGCTGGACGGCCAGCTTGGTGCAGCGCGCCGCCGTGTCGCAGGATCGTATCAATGAGTTCCTGAACACGAAAAACGACATCGTAACCCGGGAGAATATTATCAAACCTGTGGAAGGAGACATTGTGTTTGAAAACGTGAACTTCATTTATCCCGATACCAACATCCACGCGCTCAAGAACGTGTCTTTCTCCATCCGGCATGGCGAGACACTGGCTGTAATTGGCAACACTGGCTCGGGCAAAAGCACGATAGCCGCCATGCTGCCGCGCATGTACGATGCCACCAACGGCCGTGTGCTGATCGACGGTATCGATGTGCGAAACTACAACATCGAGAGCCTGCGCAGCCAGATTGGTTATGTGCCGCAGGATGTGTTTTTGTTCTCCGACACCATCCGTAACAACATCGGGTTTGGCTTGCCAAGTATAACCGAGGAGCAGATGGTGCAGTCTACCAAAGATGCCGACGTGTACGAGAACATCATGCGCTTCCCCGAGAAGTTCGACACCAAGCTGGGCGAGCGGGGCATCACCCTATCGGGTGGGCAGAAGCAGCGGGTGTCCATTGCGCGGGCGCTGGTGCGCGAGCCAAGCATCCTTATACTTGATGACTCGCTCTCTGCCGTGGACACCAAAACGGAGAATGCCATTCTCAACAGCCTGCGCCGCATTATGAAGAACCGCACCAGCATCATCATCTCGCACCGGGTATCGTCGGTAAAGCTGGCGGACAGCATACTAGTGATGGAAGACGGCGAGATCATACAGCACGGCACGCACGAGGAGCTCATTAACCAAGAAGGGCTGTACAAACAGCTGTATGAGCGGCAATTGCAGCAGGAAGATGCTGACTAG